AGCTGAAAGCTGATGTCTCACCTTTGGCAGATCGATGATGCCCGTCTGACTTGAAAACAGATAATATTTTACCACAAGCGACTGCCTTACGAATTAATTCTCCAATCTCAAACTCGGGTCCTTTTGCGCTCACTCATAACAGAAACTACCTGCGCAATTATCTGATTCTTCATATCGTAAATACTGCAATATGGTTATCATCGTCACCGGTGTAAGCGAGGCTATGACAGCGACGCAGAAATGAAGCTAATCTTATCGACAGGGCGCCGGGTTCCTCGGCTGCAATTTaatccagcttcttctcgagaagaaCCACCAAGTCGTCGTGATTGATTCACTATGGACTGGATCTCAAAGCACCCTTGATAATTTTCGATCGGACAAGCGAGTGCGATATATTCAGTGCGCTTCATTGATCCCGACAACCCGTTTCAGTGCTGACATTCTATAGAGCTGATGTTCGAGATCCGTTGCCGTGGATAGACAACGTCGAGCAAATCTACCATCTCGCGTGCCCTGCAAGTCCCGTGCATTTCGAGACTCAGCCGATTGATATCTTGCAAACTTGCTTTAATGGTGCATCGAATATTCTGGACTATGCATTGAAACACAACGCTCGAGTGCTGCTTGCTAGCACTTCAGGTACAAACTATATATCTTACTCACTGGCCCTGTACTAACAGTCCCATTACAGAGGTTTATGGCGACTCCCAAATTGCCTGCCAACGCGAAGATTATCGAGGCAATGTCAACTGCTTCGGCCCGCGCGCTTGTTATGACGAAGGCAAGAGAGTCATGGAGGCGCTCGGATATGCTTATCAAGCCGAACACGGTCTCGAAGTCCGCATCGCACGAATCTTCAACGCCTACGGCCCATTCATGGAGCCAGAAGACGGTCGAGCTGTCCCTAACTTTATCATGGCAGCTCTGAAGagagaaccaatcacgataTTCGGCGATGGACACACAACACGATGCTTCCAACACGCCAATGACTGTGTTCGTGGTTTAGAAGCCTTGATGAACAGCGATTATCATGGACCGGTCAATATCGGCAGTGATCTAGAGATGGAGATTAGTGAGATTGCAGATATAATATCTCGAGTCGTGGCTGAGAAAACAGGATATGAGGACCCCGTTGCTGTTCATTTGTTGCCCAGTAGGGAAGATGATCCTGTTAGGCGGAAGCCGGATACGAGTCTTGCTGAGAAGGTTTTGGGTTGGAAGCCTAAGGTGTCGTTGGAAGAGGGAGTAGCTTCGACGGTTGAGTGGTTTATTCAGAGGGAGAATGGCATTTCGAGCAGGCTCTAGAGCCATCTGAGCTTTTGTATTCATGATTAATGAAAGGTATACGTATGTAGCTGATTCATATAGCCTAATAATATATTGGCAGCTAGAAGTATGTACCACTGTAATGAGCGGCCAATCTTCTTTACTCCATCGGATATCTCGACATCGTATGACCACCAATTAAACATTCAAAAGTTTGACAGAGTAGCATCTCATCTTGAACTCGTATTCAACCCTAACTTAATTCTGTACACCGTACCCTACAGTTCAATGTGCCAGATGTGACATGGCATGACATTCTTATTGGAAGGGGTTTCAATCGGAACGTCGGATCGGGTCTTCCACTACTACCCTAGATTGTCAGGTCTTGAACCAATTTGATTCAGCTTTAGACAAATAATAACAGGTGCTTAAAATAGCAAAGGCTCTCAAAGGCTCGTCATTCGCATAAACAAGAGATAGAGCAACAAGAGTGGCCTTTTTATCCGTAATGCTCatctattaaaataaactacTATGAGTTGAGACAAGTAGTGTCAGCAGAGAGCATCATTTAGTGCACAGCCATAAGGCTTATTCCCCAGCCCAATATCCCATCCCGCCGAGACCCGAAACACCGGAACGATCGGATGCTCGCCGAGTCAGCGCCAGCCACTGAACAAATGCCGAACATCATCTCACCACAACAAAAACAACGCTACAGAATTGCCGTGATCTGTGCGCTTTTAACTTTAAGGCTATGTAACCCGGACTCATGCACTCTCAGTGGTGGAAATTTGAAACCTGGGGGTGTCAAAGGGTAATTAAACTCTATAATACGCGGTGAAACGCTGACGCGCTCCCTTTTTCTAGAATAATGTACGTTTAGCTTCCAATTAAACTTAATTGGCAAAAAAGGGACAGCGGCACTGCGTCAATGGCTAAGCCTCTCGGGTCGGGCGCATTTAAAGCGCTGAATCACCGCACTATTTTTTGTAGTTAGCTCAACCTCCAACGGTCTTCATTCATTCTTTTTTTGCTTAACTACACTCATTTAAACAAAGTCACTCATTTCTACTTCTCTAATCATGCGTGTTTCTACCCTCTTGGGCCTGAGCGTCTACGCCGTCGCTGAGGCGAGCTGTTCGCGCAACATCATTTACTATGATCAGTGGCACACCAATGATCTCCCCCCGAAGGACGTCACGCACAGCGTCACCCACGTCATGATGTCCTTTGCCAACTCTTCGCTCTTCACTACTGAGCCTTCTGGCAAGTACGAGCCTTTCCAGCCTCTCAAGCAGGTTCGCGCTCTTTTCGACCATGACATCAAGGTCTGTCTTGCTATTGGTGGTTGGGGCGACAATGCTGGTTTCGACGCGGGTCTCAAGACCGATCGCAGCCGGGAGAGGTTCGCTCGCAACGTTGCTTCTACTCTTGATAGACTCGGTTACGACTGTGTTGGTATGTGCACTGTATATGATAGCTTGTCAGGCGGATTGGCTAACGGAAGTAGACATCGACATGGAGTATCCCGGTGGTAACGGCGCCGACTACAAGCAGGTCGTCAACTCCAAGAAGACCTACGAGATCCAGGCCTTCcccaagctcctcaaggagatcaagaagttCATCGGCTCAAAGGAGCTCTCCATCGCTGTCCCTGGTCTTGAGCGTGACATGATCGCCTACGTCCCCAGCGAGACCCCTCTCATCGAGAAGTCCGTCGACTTTGTCAACGTAAATACCCCTCCTCAGCCTTACGAAATCACCCCACTAACTTCTTCAGGTCATGACCTACGATCTCATGAACCGCCGTGATTCCTACACCACCCACCACGTCTCTGTCAAGGGTGCTGCCCGTGCCATCGACAAGTATCTCTCCCTCGGCTTCCCCGCTCACAAGCTCGTCCTCGGCATTCCCTTCTACGCCAAGTGGTTCACCACCAAGCAGGGCTACAAGTGCACCAACCCCATCGGCTGCCCTACTGAGCTCCTCGAGAACCCCAAGGATGGTAGCGACActggcaagtctggctccATGACCTTTGAGGCTGCCAACTTTGTCTCTGCCCCTACCAACTTGACTACTACTCCCGATGCTACCTGCGGTGCTGGTACTTTCTTCAAGTGCGCTACTGGAGGTTGCTGTGCCGCTTCCGGCTGGTGGTAAGTGTCTTCTGAATCGTTACAAGCTATTAGCTAACATGTAACAGTGGTGATACCGCTGCTCACTGCGGTACTGGCTGCCAGTCCGCCTACGGCCACTGTGACGGCATTGATCTGTCCGCCTCATTCCACGAGGCTCTcgacaagggcaagactgACAAGGTCAACGGAGGACAGTGGTACTGGGATGCCCCCAACCGCATCTTCTGGTCTTGGGACACTCCCGAGCTCATCgctgagaagatcaaccTTCTTGCCAAGACCCGCGGTGTCAAGAGTGTCATGGCCTGGGCTCTTGCTCTTGACAGCCATGACTGGAGCCACCTCAAGGCTATGCAGCAGGGCTTCGACCGTGTTAACGCTTAGATGCCTGGCAGCTCGTTCAGCGGGGCTCCTTCGGGGTCCAGACTATAGACTTATAGAATAATAGCTGGGGTGTAAGGTCAACAGATTTGTTTAGTACTGCAATAAATAAGTCTTCCCTGGTGCATTTACGACTGACGCTACGCAAAATTATACTTGATCATTGTGAATAGCGAACTGGGCAGCGAGGTGACGTGAACTAATAAGTAAGCAGTTTTGGGCTTGCAGTGTATTTTTAAGAGGGCTGTTTTAAGCTGATAGACCTGATAGCTGATGCTTACATCGCGCGCCTTACTATCTGCTTCCTGGTAAATTAGTCACTTTATGTCGATGAATCTGATAATTAATCCCGAATCTAAGGCTTAATTTAGTGATTCTAATCTTGAATTCAGATTAATTGATTACTTATTTTCTCATAGACTTGTCGATAAGTAGGATCTTCCCATCTTTCAATACTACCTCCATCCATATGAGGACCCAGAGCGAATTTGGCGTCGCCTGGGTTCCTAATCCGAAGACGATCCGAGTAGACAAGCGGGCTTGTAAGTGAGACTTTGCAGTCTGGCGCAGCGGTAAAGATGGATAAGAGCGCTGCTTGGGTTTTTAACATTTGTGAGTGCGAACGCGCCTGCTGTTGAGCTTTGGGCCAGCTGTTCTTTTGTCAACGACACTTTCTAGGGCAAAAGGCGGAATGGACTTACTAGATCTCGTAAACCTGCTTATCATCCTCCGGGAAGCCTTTTACTGGGGGATTTAATTTGATGTACTCTCGCACATCGTCAAGCCATTTCAATGCCTGCGAGGGTCAGCGAGTAGTGTTAGGATGGAAGCCCTGGTTGCTGACCTGTTCTTCGGAAACAGTCTTGCGAATTACTACAGATCCGCACTGCCTGATTCGTTGGACAAGCTCAAATGAGGGATTCTCGACGAGCTCGTGGTAGGTTGCCTCCGGGATGGTCTAGACGTGACAATCAGCAAGTAGTTATGACACCACGGGCTAGCTCAAGACCAAGCGTACGCGTTGCTGCTTCtcctcaatttcatcagACAGCTCGGCAAGACGAGCAGTCAATCGTGCCCAAGCTGCGGTGAGAGCGTCTTGATTGGACTTATCGCCAATGTTTCACTAACGCATTTGGGTCAGTaaacttggtcttgggcGTGGCTTAACTTACCACTTAAGATCCAAGTATCTCTCAGGCAGGAGGGTCTCTTTCTCCCCTGCGAGAGAAGCAAACGAATTACCGATCTGCGTGGCACATCAGTACTACTCTAGTAGATAACATTTACGTGTGGCTCTAATCTTACACTTCCCTCTGCCTTCTCGGCGCGTGGCTTGGAATGGTTCATTTTGATATCAGGCAAAGATCAATTGGGAAAAGGTGCAGGCTGGTATTATCTTTGATGACGGGACCTAATACATGGTCAAGGTGCAGGAGCCTACTTAAATCTTCAAATACTTTGCCTCCTAAGTGAGTTCACAATGCTGGTAGGATCTATCTTCGGCCGACGGTCATCCGAAAGCTTGCCTTACCGGACGTGTGTTCTCCGACCCTTTTGTCCTGCGAATCACAGCTTACCATGATAATCGAGTGGGGACAGAATCTGTTGTATAAGCAGAAATACAAAACCACTAATCTAACAAAACCTTGTTTACTCCGTAGTTGCTTGATTGTCGGCGTTTTGTCGTCCGATGTAGAGAAACCTTCGATGTCGCAAATGATCGCGATAGTGCGCTCTACCCCATGGGGCCCCTCACACGGAAAGGATTGATTTATAGGGTCATCAGAAGGTTTGCAAAGCCTCGTCTGAGTTGGAGCCAGTTCAGTTATATATCAAGGATATATCTAACATTAATTGCTTATCTTAAGACTACGCCAACACTTTTTACTCTAATCGGCAAGCAAATGCAACAATCACATCATAGACTCGCAAAAACTGACGCATATTCCTTTAGTGATTTCCTATATATACTAGACTGCCGATACGGACTTTTGGATGATGGTTAGTAGTCTTTGTTTGACAAATACCGAATAGTGAAAGTGCCCCAGCTTCTCCGCATCGGCATCATAGTAAGGGCCTATATAGTATATTCCGAGATAACATTAATTAGTCAGTTAACAATTTTGATATCAGGCAGTCATTTTCACAGGAGCATAGGGCagaaaatataaaattattaagGACTTACTACATAAGGTTAATCATACCATCGTTCCAGGTTACAGTAATAAAGACCTTCACTTTAGGCTAAACGTTTACATTATTgaatatatattactatcTCGACAGATACGATCTATACATTTCTCTCTCTATTCTCCTTCTCTAAAATGCTTCATTCCTTCGTTCAAAGGGTCCACTAGTCATACACTGGACGTCTCCTCTATTTGGCGCAGATGGTGGCAGAGATAGTGGCAGGGCTAGGGCAACCATAGACCTTCTTCATGCTGGGAGTGCTGTAGCAAGAAGCATCACCGGCCTTGCAGTCAAACTGCTTGCATCCCTTACCAGTGGTGAGGATGTTGTGCTTGTTGGCGAAGGGGTTACCCCATTGACTAAATATGTCAGTATAACATTAGGACAGCGAGCAGGTACTTAAACTTACGTGCTGAACTCGTCTGTAGAATTTTGTTAGATAATGTAGATGCTGAAGCTTATGGGGGATTGACTTACAGTAAACGTAGTTGGGCTTGGAGGTAGAGGAGTAACCGAAGAAGAGAGGGTTGGTGAGAGTCTTGGTAGTAGCAATCTTGACGGTCTACGACAATTGTTAGTACAACAAGTTCAGTCCTGATGAAAGTAGACATGGATTCAACGAACCGATCCAGTGGAGCGAAGGTTCTCAGAGAACTTCTGTCCGGGCTTGAGGGTCACCAGAGGTCCAGGAGCACCGCCATTATAAGGCCAAGACTGAACATAGATAGTACCAGAGCAGTCGTTGGTGACAACAGCCTGGTTAGCGGCGGCAGCGCTGCCGACAATGGCGGTAAGGGCAGTGAGGATGCTGAACTTCATTTTGATGAGCGAGAAGATGTCTTTTGAGATGCGAGAGTCTTGTAGATGAGAGAGAAAGTGATGTAGAATGATGCCAGAAAATATGCTGAATAACAGCCACTATTTATACAAAATGGCAAACGTTGGACTTTGCGGTGAAAAGCGATTTAAGTTGAATACGAGCCGGCATAGACTTGTGGCGTTCTACTAATGGCTATACGGGTGATTATCCGTTCGTATCGAATCATCTTGTGACGAGAATAGACCAGAGCTAGATCGCGTAGCTATCCCGAAAGCGTCGACCTGGGCTAACATGCCGAGGCTTCCGCACTAGCACTATCAAGGTAACTTCCCAATCCGGAGAGTTACAGCTGAAAGCTTGTGCTGGTCTAGAACATACGGTGAGAAAAGGAAAGGTGACAATGGCTAAAGATAAATAGAAGTGTATTAAGATTACATTAAAGGGCTAGGTAATAATATGCATGTCTCATAAAGAAGCGGCAGAATGGCATTTCTGCGTTGCGGATAATATACAGGTCTCATTCTCTCAGAGTTGCATCGCTGTCACTTGGTCTGCCGTGGCTCCATTCATCATCTGCACGTCTCTCTACCACGATCTCCTGCGTTACAACAGTCGTGGCTTTGATGCCTCGACTCGGCGAGCTTGGCTCCATAGGACTCTGCGACGCTGCCTCATCGCTATGATTCTGTCCCTGTTCGGCTTTGATGCTAACACTGACACCGGGGTATGTTCGGTAGTGTTTC
This DNA window, taken from Fusarium oxysporum f. sp. lycopersici 4287 chromosome 7, whole genome shotgun sequence, encodes the following:
- a CDS encoding chitinase — protein: MRVSTLLGLSVYAVAEASCSRNIIYYDQWHTNDLPPKDVTHSVTHVMMSFANSSLFTTEPSGKYEPFQPLKQVRALFDHDIKVCLAIGGWGDNAGFDAGLKTDRSRERFARNVASTLDRLGYDCVDIDMEYPGGNGADYKQVVNSKKTYEIQAFPKLLKEIKKFIGSKELSIAVPGLERDMIAYVPSETPLIEKSVDFVNVMTYDLMNRRDSYTTHHVSVKGAARAIDKYLSLGFPAHKLVLGIPFYAKWFTTKQGYKCTNPIGCPTELLENPKDGSDTGKSGSMTFEAANFVSAPTNLTTTPDATCGAGTFFKCATGGCCAASGWCGDTAAHCGTGCQSAYGHCDGIDLSASFHEALDKGKTDKVNGGQWYWDAPNRIFWSWDTPELIAEKINLLAKTRGVKSVMAWALALDSHDWSHLKAMQQGFDRVNA